Proteins from a genomic interval of Peromyscus leucopus breed LL Stock chromosome 12, UCI_PerLeu_2.1, whole genome shotgun sequence:
- the LOC114687578 gene encoding olfactory receptor 187-like, producing MGTENTTLLTQFVLTGLTHLPQWKIPLFLLFLVIYLITIVGNLGLITLIWNDPGLHIPMYLFLGNLAFVDTWLSSTVTPKMLQDFFAQSKLISLSGCMIQFFSFAVSATTECFLLAAMAYDRYVAICKPLFYPVIMTNKLCICLLILSFVGGFIHALIHEGFLLRLTFCSSNKIHHFYCDVMPLLKISCTDPSLNYLMLFIFSGSIQVFTITTILVSYTLVLFSILNQKSIKGIKKAFSTCGAHLLSVSLYYGSLLFMYVRPASPQVDDNDMMDSVFYTVIIPVLNPIIYSLRNKQVKNSLEKFLKRNA from the coding sequence ATGGGAACAGAGAATACAACACTGCTGACACAGTTTGTTCTCACAGGTCTCACTCATCTGCCACAGTGGAAAATTCCCCTGTTCCTGCTGTTCTTGGTGATCTATCTTATCACTATTGTGGGTAACCTTGGTCTGATCACCCTCATCTGGAATGACCCTGGCCTTCACATCCCCATGTACCTGTTTCTAGGGAATTTAGCATTTGTGGATACTTGGCTATCATCCACAGTTACACCAAAGATGCTCCAAGACTTTTTTGCCCAGAGTAAACTCATCTCTCTTTCGGGATGCATGATACAGTTTTTTTCATTTGCAGTCAGTGCAACcacagaatgttttcttttggcagcaatggcctatgaccgctatgtagcCATATGCAAACCTTTATTCTATCCAGTAATTATGACAAATAAACTCTGTATATGTCTGTTAATATTGTCCTTTGTAGGTGGATTTATTCATGCTTTAATTCATGAAGGTTTTTTACTCAGACTAACATTCTGTAGTTCTAACAAAATACATCACTTTTACTGTGACGTTATGCCACTGTTAAAGATTTCTTGTACTGACCCTTCTCTCAATTAcctaatgctttttattttctctggctCAATTCAGGTATTCACTATTACAACTATTCTCGTCTCTTATAcacttgttctgttttctatctTAAATCAGAAATCTATCAAAGGCATAAAGAAAGCTTTCTCCACCTGTGGAGCCCACCTCTTATCTGTGTCTTTATACTATGGCTCTCTTCTTTTCATGTATGTGCGTCCTGCATCTCCACAAGTAGATGACAATGATATGATGGACTCTGTATTTTACACTGTCATAATTCCTGTACTGAATCCAATTATCTACAGTTTGAGAAATAAGCAAGTAAAAAATTCATtggaaaaatttttaaagagaaatgcaTAG
- the LOC114687579 gene encoding olfactory receptor 187-like, which produces MGTENATLLSQFVLTGLSHLPQWNVPLFLLFLVIYLITVVGNLGLITLIWNDSGLHIPMYLFLGSLAFVDTWLSSTVTPKMLLTFIAKNKVISLSECMIQFFSVGISATTECFLLTAMAYDRYIAICKPLFYPVIMTNRLCICLLILSFVGGFIHALIHEGFLFRLTFCSSNIIHHFYCDILPLLKISCTDPSLNYLMIFIFSGSVQVFTITTILVSYTLVLFSILNQKSIKGIKKAFSTCGAHLLSVSLYYGSLLFMYVRPASPQVDDNDMMDSVFYTVIIPVLNPIIYSLRNKQVKNSLEKFLKRNA; this is translated from the coding sequence ATGGGAACAGAGAATGCAACACTGCTGTCACAATTTGTTCTCACAGGACTCAGTCATCTCCCACAGTGGAATGTCCCCCTGTTCCTGCTGTTCTTGGTGATCTATCTTATCACTGTTGTGGGGAACCTTGGTCTGATCACCCTCATCTGGAATGACTCTGGCCTTCACATCCCCATGTACCTATTTCTAGGGAGTTTAGCATTTGTGGATACTTGGTTATCTTCCACAGTCACACCAAAGATGCTTCTCACATTCATAGCTAAGAACAAAGTAATATCTCTCTCTGAATGCATGATACAGTTTTTTTCAGTAGGAATCAGTGCAACCACGGAATGTTTTCTTTTGACAGCAATGGCCTATGATCGATACATAGCCATATGCAAACCTTTATTCTATCCAGTAATTATGACAAATAGACTCTGTATATGTCTGTTAATATTGTCCTTTGTGGGTGGATTTATTCATGCTTTAATTCATGAAGGTTTTTTATTCAGACTAACATTCTGTAGTTCTAACATAATACATCACTTTTATTGTGACATTCTGCCACTGTTAAAGATTTCTTGTACTGACCCTTCTCTCAATTACCTAATGATTTTTATATTCTCTGGCTCAGTTCAGGTATTCACTATTACAACCATTCTTGTCTCTTATAcacttgttctgttttctatctTAAATCAGAAATCTATCAAAGGCATAAAGAAAGCTTTCTCCACCTGTGGAGCCCACCTCTTATCTGTGTCTTTATACTATGGCTCTCTTCTTTTCATGTATGTGCGTCCTGCATCTCCACAAGTAGATGACAATGATATGATGGACTCTGTATTTTACACTGTCATAATTCCTGTACTGAATCCAATTATCTATAGTTTGAGAAATAAGCAAGTAAAAAATTCATTGGAAAAATTCTTAAAGAGAAATGCGTAG